CCCGCGACGCCGCAAGAGCCGCTCGGCGTAGGCGGCCAATCCCTCGCTCATTTCTTCGAGGATCCGGGCCCCCTTGTCGATCAACACCACCCGAATGTCCTGGGGCCTCAGGTGTGTGTAGCTGCGGCCAGCCTCCCGGAGAAAATCGTTCATGGCGGCCGCCACCTCCACCCCAGAAAACCCCCCTCCCACCACGATGTAGGTCAACAGCTGCTGCCGCAGGCAAGGGTCTTCCTCGATCGCGGCCTCCTCCAGGGTGTGGAGCAGATGATTACGAAGGGCCAGGGCATCGCCGAGGTTCTTGAAGGGAAAGGCATACTCCTGAAAACCAGGCGATCCGGAAAAGTCGGTGGTGGTCCCGGGCGCCAGAACGAGGTAGTCGTAGCGGATGGATGTCGGCTTGGGGCGAACCCCGGGGCTGGTGACGATGATTTTTTCATCGAGGTTGATGCTTTGGACCTCACGGGTATAGAGGGTCACCCGCGGGCACAGCTTCCTGATCGGGATCACCACGTGGGTGAGACCCACGCTGCCGGAAATCACCTCCGGGAGCATGGGTTGAAACACAAAATAGTTCTCCCGATTGATCAGGGCGATCTCCACCCGTTCCCCTCGGCGGTGCCGGCGCCACAACCGGTCGAGCGCCATGGCGGTATAGACGCCCGAGAATCCTCCTCCGATGATGACGATGCGTCGAGCGGCGGCCTGAGTCGACACCCAATAACCTTCTTTCTCTCGGAAGAGGCCTCTTAAGAGGCCGTCACCGGACGAGAATGTATCTCAGATGAACTCGAGATACTGCGCCGGTGGTCACGCGCAGGCCGTGAGGAAGATCACTCTTGCGGCGGCGGTCATGCTCTGGTTGAGCGCGATACGTTGTCTTTCGATTGCCGTGTGCCGATGGAGCCATCGATTTGAGTTAGCCGATCGTGAACGTCGAAGATTCGTGGGAAACATGCGTGTCATCCCAGACAAGGTGACACAAAGAGGTTATTCCTTACTACGACCGAAACACTTTGTCAAGCACTTGCTAACAACAGCACTTGCTAGCAACAGCACGCGCTTGAACGTGAGTTTTGAACTTGAGGACGAATGGGCAACTGCGCGAGTGGAACACTTCGGCCGAAACTCCGAGGCGATCGTGGGACCGAAGTCAGCGCGATGACGGCCGCGGCAAAACGGATGTGGCGCCTCCTGGTTCCAGGAGGCGCCACATCGCCAAACGATATCGCGCCTTATTTGCTCATCCCGTCCTGTTTCATCATCCCGTCGCCCTTCATTTCATCCTTCTTCATACCATCCTTCATCATTTCATCCTTTTTCATGCCATCCTTCATCATGCCGTCGCCCTTCATGACTTTGATCCAGTTCGCGTGGCTGCTTGGCGTTACATTGGCTGTAACGTGTGCACCGACCTTGACCTCACCCTCTTTCTTGGTGCCCTTCGGATCAACGTGGATCGTCTTCATCGACCCATCGCCCATTTTGACAGTGACCATCTCGCCTTCCATCTTCGTGACTTCGCCCGTGATGTCGTCCATACCCGCCGCAGCCACGCCGCCCCAGATCAACAACACCATCCCCGCCACTATCATCGACTGCTTCATCGCTTGTTCACCTCCTTTTTCGCCGCCGACCGCAGCGTGGGTCCAGCATATCCAAGTCGATGAGCAAAAGCAAACGGGTGTACTGGCCACGAGCGAACTCAAGGGCTACTGGAAAACTGCCGAAACCCAGCCCGCTACGCCGCTCCACGTACCAGCCCAGGGAGGTCAGCTGAGATGCTTGGGCCGTTCCTTTTGAGAGAGGCCGCCCGGACCAATTCCTGTCGGTATTTGTTACCACCCTGCTACCAACTTCCGTTGATCCACCATGGTTTACGCTGAATGGGTTGGCGAAATTGCTCGCCTGCGCCCACCCTTCTCTTTCCACCACTTTTCAATCTTTAAACAACGTCCCTATCACCGCCTAAAAACGCGGTCAGAGCCGTTCGTCCCCCGACCGCTCAATCAGAAATAAAACACTCATTTCAGCCGACGTGACCTGAACTGGAATCACCTCCAACACGGTATCCTGAAACTCCGCTTGTTGGACGGCAAACCTTCCTACCCCATGAGCCTTTGCCCGAAACGTGATCGAGACGAGCGTTCCGGCACCCGTGATCCCACCGATCAGCCCGAGGCGGGAGAGGCCGATCATGACTCGGCCCATTTCCTGGTGATCGACGTGAAAACACTTCCTCTCTTGATCACCGCCATCCTAGCGAGCGGGCTCCGCACCAAATCCTTCGGTCTCGGCCAGGACCATCAAGAATCTGGCACGACAGCGTGGCCGCTCTATCGGCCACCGTCGACGTCCTCCTGGCTGCGCTGATGGGGTGGGGTCCAGGGGCCGGTGCCCCTGCCGCACGGACTTGGAGATCGTTTTTCGGGGTTAGAACGGGACCAACAATGCGTCGGCCGCTGCCTCAGGATTCCTGGGACAGCGGCCGGTATGGGAGCGGAACGACGAGGTGGTTCGGATCAGCCCAGCGGATGACGACGGCCGAGTCGCCGGCTGGAAACGTCTACATTCGGATTCGGATGCGGTGCGGCTCGGCCAGCAGGAGCTTGCCCTTGTAGTGCGACATGTCAGGGTGGCTCGCCACATAGGCCATCACACGCGCCATGATCTTTGGGATCGTCTCCGGATGGTTGTGGACCTGGATCGCCAGGATGCCGTGGTAGCGCTCGGGCGGGTAGGTCACGATGTCGGAAAAGTCGCCATTGAGCGAGACCAGGATCGCGTCCAGCCGCACGGCCGTGGCGATGACGAGGGGATCCGGAGAGTCTGCAGGGACATGATCTTTGAGCCGGTGCACGTCATGCCCCGCATCCCGCAATGTCTGCATGATGTAGTTGGAGACGCAGTGATCCGCCAGGAACCTCACACTCATGAGGCGACGACTTCGAATTCGGCGAGGTCGCGCGCATAATCCAGGCACGCCGCGATGTGCTGCGTCGTCAGGTCGGGAAATTCCCGGATAATCTCCTCCGCCGTCTGCCCAGCGGCTAAATAGCCTAAAATCAAACTGACCGGAATGCGCGTGCCTTTGATGCGGGGCTTGCCCCGGAGCACATCCGGCGTGCTCTCGATATGCTCTTTCCAGTCGATCGGCATGGTGTCGCCTCCTCGGACGGTGCGCCACGCCCGGCGGGTGCTGTACGCTCGGCCGGGCGATGTGTTACAACCTAGCACGGCAGGCGGCCTCCGGTCAAAACGAGCGCGACTGCCGCACTCAGAACGGCACGTCCGCGTCGTCCACATCCTCCGAACTCTCCGGCGACGCCTTTCCGCCTCCATT
The genomic region above belongs to Nitrospirota bacterium and contains:
- a CDS encoding DUF433 domain-containing protein; translated protein: MPIDWKEHIESTPDVLRGKPRIKGTRIPVSLILGYLAAGQTAEEIIREFPDLTTQHIAACLDYARDLAEFEVVAS
- a CDS encoding DUF5615 family PIN-like protein, giving the protein MSVRFLADHCVSNYIMQTLRDAGHDVHRLKDHVPADSPDPLVIATAVRLDAILVSLNGDFSDIVTYPPERYHGILAIQVHNHPETIPKIMARVMAYVASHPDMSHYKGKLLLAEPHRIRIRM